Proteins co-encoded in one Cervus canadensis isolate Bull #8, Minnesota chromosome 15, ASM1932006v1, whole genome shotgun sequence genomic window:
- the KCNJ3 gene encoding G protein-activated inward rectifier potassium channel 1 isoform X8 has product MSALRRKFGDDYQVVTTSSSGSGLQPQGPGQGPQQQQLVPKKKRQRFVDKNGRCNVQHGNLGSETSRYLSDLFTTLVDLKWRWNLFIFILTYTVAWLFMASMWWVIAYTRGDLNKAHVGNYTPCVANVYNFPSAFLFFIETEATIGYGYRYITDKCPEGIILFLFQSILGSIVDAFLIGCMFIKMSQPKKRAETLMFSEHAVISMRDGKLTLMFRVGNLRNSHMVSAQIRCKLLKE; this is encoded by the coding sequence ATGTCTGCACTCCGAAGGAAATTTGGGGACGATTACCAGGTAGTGACCACCTCGTCCAGCGGCTCGGGCTTGCAGCCCCAGGGGCCGGGCCAGGgcccgcagcagcagcagcttgtgCCCAAGAAGAAGCGACAGCGGTTCGTGGACAAGAACGGCCGGTGCAATGTCCAACACGGCAACCTGGGCAGTGAGACGAGCCGCTACCTCTCGGACCTTTTCACCACCCTGGTGGACCTCAAGTGGCGCTGGAACCTCTTCATCTTCATCCTCACCTATACAGTGGCCTGGCTCTTCATGGCGTCCATGTGGTGGGTGATCGCCTACACTCGGGGCGACCTGAACAAAGCCCACGTCGGCAACTACACGCCCTGCGTGGCCAATGTCTATAACTTCCCTTCGGCCTTCCTCTTCTTCATCGAGACCGAGGCCACCATCGGCTATGGCTACCGCTACATCACCGACAAGTGCCCCGAGGGCatcatcctcttcctcttccagtCCATTCTCGGCTCCATCGTGGACGCCTTCCTCATCGGCTGCATGTTCATCAAGATGTCCCAGCCCAAGAAGCGCGCGGAGACCCTGATGTTTAGCGAGCACGCGGTGATCTCTATGAGGGACGGGAAACTCACGCTCATGTTCCGAGTGGGCAACCTGCGCAATAGCCACATGGTCTCCGCGCAGATCCGCTGTAAGCTGCTCAAA